The Malus domestica chromosome 17, GDT2T_hap1 genome contains the following window.
GCATAAATGGCAAAAACCTGTCCATGGTTGGATTAAATGTAACTTTGATGGTGCTTGGGATGAAAATAGAGCTCTCAGAAGAAGTAGGGTGGTGGTTCGTGACAAGAATGGGAAGTTTGTAGTGGTCAAATCAGTGCAGTTTTCTAGGGTTTGCTCACCTATGTTGGTAGAGATTCTTGCAATTTGTGCAGCTATGGAAGTAGGCAGACAATTGGAGGCAACATGTTTGATTTTTGAAGGTGATGCTTTGTTGGTTATTAAGGCTTTGCAGCGGGACACGGTTGCCAACAATGGCCCATTTGGGCACCTTTTGCATGATATTCATCTCATGTTGTAGCCATTTCCCTATTGGAAGTTTGAATATGGTCCAAGAGAATCCAATAAAGTGGATCATCGGTTGGCGAGAATGGGTATAGTTTTAGTTAACCCGGGCGTTTGGCTTGAGGATTCCCCGATGTGATTTCTGATCGATTATTTGAGGATAGCTATATTAGTTAACTAATTAGTGCGGAACGCTCTTTTTCCCTTAGTCTAGGTTGAAATCCCCGGCAAGGTTTTTATCGAGGCCTATTGTAAGAACCTTACCCCTTGTTATGTACGTATTCCTTCGCtatcaatgaatatcgtactttcactcaaaaaaaaaaaaaaaaaaaaaaacaaaataacaaaaaaacaaaaaacattgaaacaattttttaaaataatagcCATACTCCTAACGGTTCTATTTATTAACAAAGCCTAGCCCACATAACTTAATAAAATTAATGTGTCATCATCTCTACCCTTCATCCAAGCATTTTTGCGAAATCACTTTCAAAACTATATGTAGTGGAGACTCAACTTATATCCTTTATTGTTAGAATTAGTCCATCCTCTTTACATTTTTCCacataatttaataaaattaatgtGTCATCATCTCTATCCTTCATTACTAAAATACATGCCATTAGTCAAACCTGTCATTAACCATTTTTGGATAATCAATTTCAAATACATGTAGAATcagttttgtatattttttttagtataatcagtttgtataatttttgtaacatctcacatcgcccaggggtgaggatcatgtaagtcttatatgtatattcccatctctttGTAGCACGCGGCTTTTTGAGAGCTCATTGACTTCGGGTTCTattggaactccaaagttaagcgagttcgcgcaagagcaatcccatgatgggtgacccactgggaagttctcgtttgagttcccaaaaataaaaccgtaagggcgtggtcgaggcccaaagctaACAATAACATGCTATGGTGGAgttgagcctgggatgtggtaaGGGCttggccgggatgtgacaatttgataTCATAACCAATCTCTGCCCAGAAGTgggccgacgaggacgtcaggcccctaagggaagtggattgtaacatcccacattgcccaggggtgaggatcttgtaagccttatatgtatattcccatcttttcctagcatgaggccttttgggagcttactggcttcgggttccatcagaactctgaagttaagtgagttcatgCGAGAGCagtcccatgatgggtgacctactgggaagttatcgtgtgagttcctaaaaacaaaaccatgagggcatggtcggggtccaaagcggataatattgtgctatggtggagtcgagctcgggatgtgacaattttagTAGAATCAGcttgtatatttttttaataaaactacATACATGATATCAGTTCGACCCATCCTTTACCATTTTCGCAGAATCAGTTTCAAATACATGTAAAATCAGTTTTATATACATTTGAGTAGAATCAGTTTGTATAATGTTATTAGATCAGTTTGTATAATTTTAGTAGTATCAGGTTGTACATTTTCAACAAAACTACATACATGCCATCAATACAACCCGTCTTGGACCATTTTCGCATAATCAATTTCAAATACATGTAGGATTAGTTTTATACAATTTTTACTAGAGTCATTTTGTATATTTTTAACAAAACTACATACATGCCATCAGTCCAACCCGTTCTTGActatttttgtagaatcaaCAAATACATGAAGAGTCATTTTTGTATACTTTTTCGTAGAATCAGTTTGTATACTTTTAGTAGAATCAGTTTATATATTTTCAACAATACTACATATATGTTATTAATCTAACCTGTcgtcgaccatttttgcagaatcaattgCAAATACATGCATGATTAGTTTTGTATACTTTTTAGTAGAATCAACTTGTATAGTTTCGTAGAATCAATTTGTATATTTTCAACAAAACTATATACATGTCATCATTCCAACTAGGGATGGGttgaaaaaactgaaaacccaaaaaaaggtTACCGAAACTGAAACTGTAACCGAAAAAACTGAATCGAaagaaaaaaccgaaaaaaaaaacaaagaagaaccGAACTGAAGTTAGTGTTAAACCACGTCGTTTTACCCCTTAGATAGGTGATGTCGTTTTTTACTCATGAGTTTATGTCATTTTGGTTTGTGCTACTAACCCTAGGTGTTTCTTTACTTCTCCGCCAGTGTTTCTCCCCGcgcctccctctccctctccctcactCTCACTTCTCTGTCTGTGTTTCTCCCGCCGTCTCCCTCTCACAGCCCCGCAGCCTCGCCGTCTAGACAGTCGGACTCGACACTTGACAGCCATCGCAAAGGTAAAAATATGCGACCCTTTTCTCCCAATTtcaagatttttgttttttaaagttACTTAATTTCTTATCACATTCACAGAGCCCACCCTtaattttgtcataattttttaagttatttaattttaatttctagCTCTCTGTGAATTCTGAGTGAAGATCCGTTTCTTGTGCACTTTAATCAGGCATTTTATTGCATATAATATGTTTTGGTCGAAATTATGCCTATTTGTGCACTTTAATTTCTCATACTTTTTTAAGTTATACTCTGTATCCCGCAAGAGGTCATAGAATGACTAGCTGTTGGGACTACAACGAAAAAGTTGCATCCGAGATTCAGAACCAATAGGCCTTTCCCATTGATCATTGTGCAATCCAATTGCTAGCTATCAATGTATAAATATGGTAAAAGGATGGTAGATATTTATACAATTTGGAAGGCATGAATGGCCTGCCAGGATTTAGTTGTTGCGATAttctcatgaaaaaaaaaaaaatcatattataTTTGTATATCAATATGATCCTGGAGGTATGCTTTTGTGAAATCTCAAAGGCTTCTAGTATCGAAGCCTCAAGCCGAGGGTTTCAAAGCTCGATTTTGTCTTGTCATGTCCATCTTTTCTCCAGGATTTGATTCTTTTTTCTCTCCCTCATCTTTTATGTAATGTTATAGCTGTTACAAAATATTTGGAGCTGCAGACATACGGTATTTGGCAATACAATTATGAGTTGATATTAGCATTTGCTTTAGCGTTGTGATTCATTTATACTGCAGTAGAGTGAGACTAGTTATAGTTTCTTGAAAGGTTTAGCTCGTGTACTGCGGTAGGACTAATGGTTAGTTATATAGAAATGGTCTACTGCTACTTTGATAGTTTGATTACTTTTCTACTTCTATTTTGAGTTGATCTTattatatgttttttattttaattagatgAAGTCAAATGCGATGAAGTCAAATGTATTGAAGTCAAATGCCTCAAGCTCAAACTCAAACTCAATGAGATAAAATGGCTCTCATGAAAAACCAAACTCATCTACTTCTACTCCATCACAAGTAAGTCGTCATCTCTATACTTTCTCTATACTTTTCTATGGATTATgtctcaatttctttaataattaattataattgatTTGAAGGACGTTGATGGTGAATCAACTCTGCCTCAATATCCATGGTGGCATCTCAACAAACTCCTACTAATCTTTATGGTGGATTCGGAACCTCCTTCGATGCAACTCGAAAAGGTGACTCGACAAAGGAAGAAAAGACGAAGCTCTCTTGGAATCATTAAAAACTCATGAAAGGTATCcggtagacctggcattcgtgtcgtgtttgtGTTATACCCAATATCTTAACGGGCTGTGTCGTGTAACACTTGTTAAAGTAAATGgataatatgacccgacccgaaattgatccgttaatattatcaggtaatatgacccgacctattattgttaaagaaaatatattttaaatcaataaataatgaaaatgaaaaatatagtttgaccaaaaaaaatagaagacataatactaaattagtatatgcatACCACATTGTTActtaaatattacttcaaaacataaaaaaaataataataatttgtctttcaagtattacatactTCAAAATACGATATTAGTACATCATTTTAAAATACCAAAtgttcaaggatatgcaaaataaaGGGAGTTGGGCTTCAAGGTTGAGGAACcttgcatgtttatatataaaggtcgtacccagtgcacaaggctcccgctttacgcagggtcacATTTTTTAGATTTGTACATAAATGattataaatttatttattttgaattcccttagaaaaatactattcatgagggtttgtatggttttaaaaattcaaacgacaATGTTCCCATACTCATAGCGTAGAGGATGCGATCAAGAGccatgcatatttttttttttcacattttttgcattgtattttaattattataattttttaatgtgtttggtatttttaaattacttgatacttttacttttaatgtgttttataattttgtaatctcactctttgcctataatatactataaaaaaaaacttaaatttttttacatttatatagaataataatacaacaacatatatttaatatacaatatatgCATATACATTATGGCTATTGTACTTTTTAGTAAGTTtatttagtagtttaaaaaattaaaattatcaaaataacttttttcttaacaTGCCGAAACAGGTTATTCGCGTGTCACCTTCAtgtaaacctgttaaggacTTGTTATTAACGAGTTCTTATCGTgtgacccgataacgacccgattagttatcgcGTTGATCCGAAACCCTtttttttcatgtcatttaCGTGTCGTCTTAACAGATCGTGTAAGAAATTACCAAGTCTAATATCCGATGTGGGAGCACTTTAAAAGGAAATTGAGAGTGGTAGAGTTAAGGGGGTTGTGCAACTATTGCAACCATTTATGGCCGACTCGCATAAGAATGGTACAACTGGTTTGAGAAATCATTTAACAAGATGTATCAGCTATAGTTGTATAAGGAAATATGTGTCGCAAATAGGCAAAAGATCTTAACTTTTGCCGCCAAGAAAGATAAGTTGGAAGCTATAGGTTTCTCCCAAGAAGGAGTTACTAAGGCTTGTGTTAAGGGAGAAAGTTTTTGCCATTTTTGCATGCAAGTATGTCCTATGTGGAGAGTGCATAGTCGTAAAACAATTGTTAAGGATGTACTTGACTTGTTTTATTCCAAAAATGACAAATTGAAAAGTCAATTGAAGACATTTAGGGGTGTGTCTAACAAGGGATACATGGACTTCTATTCAACAAACAAATTGCATGGTTTTCACCGCACATTTCATTGATGTTGATTGGATGCTACCTAAAATGATTTTTAACTTTTGTGTCATTCCAAgtcaaaattatattatatatttcaccatattcttagtataatttgataattattttagtagaattttgatactttgctttatattttcaatataggacattcgacttaTTAGGATTTTGGCTCATCAAATGTGTCCTAGTTGGTTTAGGATTGTTTTAGGAAACCTATAGGTATACCGATTCTTGTcctaaagggattaggaaagaattttagtttccttattcaatttaggtttggatttctagaagtctatttggatttggatagTGTAATTTCCTAGTCCACTTAGAAATAGGAATTCAATCAGCCTTGGGACATGTAAGCCAACCCTAtgtctataaatagggtgcgACAAGGCTGATTTTtacagagagaaagaaaacagtCAAACAGCCAAGAGTTTTGAGATTAGTTCTAGGGTTTGTAAAAGTTCTGTAATCTTTATTATTAATCAAAGGAGTGGTGATTTCTCTTGGACGTAGGCGAAAGTTCTGCCAAACCAGTATAATACATGTGTGTTTCTAAGTTTTTTAATAATTGCTAGTTTAGTCTATTGTCGTTGGTTACATTAAAGAACAAGGTTTAATGTGCGGGTTtttcaacaattggtatcaagaGCTAGGATCAAGGTGTTCTACGATGTCAAAAGGGAAGATCAATGCGGATCAAGGACCTACGTTAAAGCCCTTTGACGACAAGGATGACTTCACGGAATGGCAAAGGATGATGAAGAATGTACTGATACAACAGGATTTGGATGATGCACTCGATGGTGAGAAGCCGAAAAACATGACAAAGGCAGCATGGACTAAGGTTCTCCAGAAGGCTAAGAGTTCCATCGAGATCCATCTCACAAGATCAGTTCGGTCACACATCACCGAAAAGATGACTGCTTAGGAAGTATGGGAAAAGTTGAAGAATGTTTATATGGGCAAAACCGTGTCCATTAAACTTTTTCTAAAGGATGAACTATTCGGGCTTCGACTAGAAGAATGAGGTGATATTGAAGATCATGTATGCATGTTCCAAAATTGCATAGCTAATCTTCAGAAGGTCGAAGAAACTTACAAAGATGATGATATGGCTATCATCTTGCTGAGGTCTCTACCTTTGTCTTTCAGGCACTTTCGAACAACTCTAATGTTTGGAAAAGAGTCCTTAAGCTTGAAGATGTAATTCAAGCTATTCAGTCATATGCTAAACTGGATGATATAACTGAAAGCTCTCAAGGCCTTTATGCAAAAGGCAAGGAGAAGGGGCGGGAAAAGACAAAGGAAGAGAAAATCGGCAATAAAGGTAGGTCAAAAtctaagaagaaaaaggaaaagaaggaaggTTGCTTTGAATGTGGTTTAACCGATCATTGGAAGAGGAACTGCAACATTTGGAAAGAGAAGAAAGCCAAGATGGAAGGAAGCTCAGGTTCATCTAGTGCAGTCACCGAGCATGAGAGTAACGGGGAGCTCATTTTAGTAACATTAGGCTCCAAGGCTTTCACCAATTGGATTTTG
Protein-coding sequences here:
- the LOC103416167 gene encoding uncharacterized protein → MDLVDVHTKTQTWLNEYKGWHEVKKSSEVPTMHKWQKPVHGWIKCNFDGAWDENRALRRSRVVVRDKNGKFVVVKSVQFSRVCSPMLVEILAICAAMEVGRQLEATCLIFEGDALLVIKALQRDTVANNGPFGHLLHDIHLML